The bacterium region TAAGTTTCTGGGAACAGGAATTGGCACTTTCAAAATAGTCTATCCTGCTTTCCGGCGTCCGGAGATATTCCATATCGAGGGAAAACATAATACCGAAACAGACCATCCAGAAAATGAATATATCGAGATATGGTACGATGAAGGGATAGTTGGATTCGGGATATTTCTCTGGATTATGACATTATTCTTTTACACTGGAATAAAGAGGTTAAAGCAAGTTACCGGCTATTCGGCACAAGCCCCTCCATCTTCCAGGAGTTCCCGGTTGAATCCCCATACTAAGAGAGGTTCAAAATTCAAGATTGGCTCTCAATTAGAAAAGTTGACTAGGCGTCAATATCTACTCATTGGACTGCTCTCGGGGCTGTTTGGACTTCTGGCGCACAATCTTATGTGTGTGAACATGAGATTTGTATCTTCGGGTTTTGTTTTCTGGCTTTTCCTGGGACTACTTGGTGGTCAGATAGTGGGGCAGAAAGAGAAGGTTAATCCGAGTTTGGAAGATAATAAAAGGTCTAAGTTTCTAAGTAATATGCGTTCCCGAAGAATAGTCCAGATTATAGTCATAATTCTCACTGTGTTTCTGGTTTTATTCTTCAGGAGATTCTTTATAGCTGATATCCACCACAACATTGCTATTGCTTACTCCAAAACAGGAAGGTGGGAAAATGCTTTAAAGGAGTATCAGACTGTTTTGAAAAATAACCCTTATTATGCAATGACTCACTACTTTATGGGCAATGTCTATAACGATAGATGGGATATGAAGGAAGTTTACGACCCTCGCTGGGATTCTGTAGACCTCAAACAGAAATATTTCTTTCCCTCGATTCATAGATTGTTTTATGGCCTGGAGGAAGACCTGAAGATTCCGCGTACTGACGCTGAGAGGGCTGTGGCGAAGTATGCTGATTTAAAGAAGCTGGCTCCCAACTATGTGCAGGTTCACTTCCAGGAAGGAAGTTTATATACTAAACTAAAAGAATGGGATAAGGCTATAGAGAGTTTCCAGAAGTATTTAGCTCTTGACCCTGTATATGCTGCCACCTACTTCAAGATGGGCTGGTGCTATGTTCAGAAGAAGGAATGGGCTAAGGCAGAGGAGGTTTACCTGAAGGCTGTAGAATGGAATCCCAAATTAGGTCAGGCATATATAAATTTAGGCAATGCCTACTTTATGCAGAGGAAGTTAAGAGAGGCTGAAAAGTATTATAAGAAAGCAGTTGAACTGAACGATTCTGACATTGGTGCCCACAGGAGTCTTGCCGCTTTCTACACGAATACGAATAGACGCGCTTTGGCTCTGAAAGAATGGGGAAAAATTTTGGAATTAAATCCTGAAGATAAACAGGCAAAATCTATAATTCAACAGATAAAAGTCATAAGGCCGAAAGTGAAAGACTAATCTTTTCCTGGCGAGTGGCGTTTTTTCTATTATATAACATCCCGATAACAATCGGGATGCGGATTAGGGAGTTTGAGGGAAACAATCTGGTTTCCCTCAAGGGGCGCCGGTGGCGACGAATAAGGAGCGACGACCGAGCGAAGCGAGGGAAAGGCGCGGGCGCGAGATGGTGAGCGCCCCGGAGGACAGAGAAGTAAATGTCTGGTGGACATTTGGTGAGCGCCAGAGGGGCGAAGACCCTATGGAAGTAACCCCGAAGGGGTTATCTTGAAATGGATTTCGAGCGCATAATAAAATATATTTTTTTTATCATCCTTTTAATTTGCCCTCTAATCTTTCTTACCGATACTACTCGTAATCCTTATGTAATTCAAAACGTGGTGTTTGGGATTGGTCTATCCTTGATTTTAGCTATCTGGCTGATAAAGAGTAATCTTAAACGCCAAATCATTTTGCCCAAAACATACCTGGATAAACCCCTTTTTCTCTTCTTTTTGGTTGCCCTTCTCTCAGTCGCTTATTCGTTCTATATCCATCCGAGATTTAAACTGGCTATCCTTTCTTTTGGTGGAAGAAGTCTACTATTATTTTTATTTCTCAATTGCATAGCAGTCTTTTACATAACTGTCTATCTCCTTCACGATGAAAGAAATCTTAAAAGGTTACTCTATATTGCCTTTGCCGTGGGAACGCTTGCCTCTTTGTATGCTTTACTTCAGTATGGAGGGATTGAACCTATATGGCCAATGCAGTTAGACCCTTTTGGCACTCGCAGCGTCTCCACCTTTGGCAACCCTAATTTCATGGCAAGTTTTCTGATTCTAATCTTGCCTGTGATAGCGGTTCTGGTTGTTTATGAAAAGGCTCCCATTAAGAAGCTCTTTTTAGGCGGACTTTTCGGAGTTAACTTCTTTGGACTCCTGGTAACCCGCACGCGCAGTGCCTGGCTGGGACTTTTTGTTGCTTTGGTTTTCGTTGCCTTTTATCTCCTCGTTTACCAGCGTTCTCTAATTTTCAGGAATAGAAAATGGTTAATTTTTCTGGTGGGTATTCTGTTTCTGATGATGTTCTATCCTGTGAGGGTCGGTGGGGGAAAGAAAGTCAGGATGGTGAAAGTAGCTTTGGAGAAGGTTAACAGCGTTACTGATTTTAAACAGATGGCCTATGTTCAGAGATTTTTAATCTGGCAGGCAGCCCATTCTATGTTTAAGGAAAGTCCGCTTTTAGGCCACGGCTGGGGAAATTTCGAGATTATCTATCCATTTCATCAAGGGAAATTTCTGAAAATAAAGAAGTATTCTCCTTTTCGCACCCATGCCAATAATGCCCATAATGAGATATTAGAGATAGTTTCCGGGACGGGGATTGTGGGTCTGGGAATATATATCTGGTTATTCATTCTCTTTTTTAAAATGGGAATAGATAGTTA contains the following coding sequences:
- a CDS encoding tetratricopeptide repeat protein, which gives rise to MNKKLIRYCNVIIEFGLPILAFLIALSFYLKTYDSCQIKITLLHIGATVIIAAWIVKVIERGRLLESREQRLYAIPALFFLLSGIISFSISPFKFTSFEELTRRVLYIGIFLVALVEFNSSEKVKRMFRWILAATFIAVFYGLIQFMELDPFIWKGAFGDRIFSTFGNPNFFAAFLVLVTPLILTFFDFSDLKKAKKTFVSLVLVVTIGILYCFMQFLGKEGLMGMGGLGTQAYIFFVENKTYAFFFLLLLSMCLMVLVKMKTKKLLVLFLFILVINLITTRTKAAYIGFAAGVSFFAMITTLFIVPATKKQKKTFLVVFLSVLILGTGGAVTFFIRQRIDSVRFRVFTWVSTLEMIRDYPEGGTTIKSTPGKELIHKFLGTGIGTFKIVYPAFRRPEIFHIEGKHNTETDHPENEYIEIWYDEGIVGFGIFLWIMTLFFYTGIKRLKQVTGYSAQAPPSSRSSRLNPHTKRGSKFKIGSQLEKLTRRQYLLIGLLSGLFGLLAHNLMCVNMRFVSSGFVFWLFLGLLGGQIVGQKEKVNPSLEDNKRSKFLSNMRSRRIVQIIVIILTVFLVLFFRRFFIADIHHNIAIAYSKTGRWENALKEYQTVLKNNPYYAMTHYFMGNVYNDRWDMKEVYDPRWDSVDLKQKYFFPSIHRLFYGLEEDLKIPRTDAERAVAKYADLKKLAPNYVQVHFQEGSLYTKLKEWDKAIESFQKYLALDPVYAATYFKMGWCYVQKKEWAKAEEVYLKAVEWNPKLGQAYINLGNAYFMQRKLREAEKYYKKAVELNDSDIGAHRSLAAFYTNTNRRALALKEWGKILELNPEDKQAKSIIQQIKVIRPKVKD
- a CDS encoding tetratricopeptide repeat protein; the encoded protein is MDFERIIKYIFFIILLICPLIFLTDTTRNPYVIQNVVFGIGLSLILAIWLIKSNLKRQIILPKTYLDKPLFLFFLVALLSVAYSFYIHPRFKLAILSFGGRSLLLFLFLNCIAVFYITVYLLHDERNLKRLLYIAFAVGTLASLYALLQYGGIEPIWPMQLDPFGTRSVSTFGNPNFMASFLILILPVIAVLVVYEKAPIKKLFLGGLFGVNFFGLLVTRTRSAWLGLFVALVFVAFYLLVYQRSLIFRNRKWLIFLVGILFLMMFYPVRVGGGKKVRMVKVALEKVNSVTDFKQMAYVQRFLIWQAAHSMFKESPLLGHGWGNFEIIYPFHQGKFLKIKKYSPFRTHANNAHNEILEIVSGTGIVGLGIYIWLFILFFKMGIDSYRKLTGEYDKIVALGLLASILGMLIDNLLNVSLHFPIPALLFWIWMGLVVGICQRRKTSERKIPIKKILVYPLGIIIFGIVLFNLRYFRGEIHYFKGFKYAKNNATLGNAVRECELSYKIYPLNVDNNYELGNAYARLGEKEKAIWAYLKAIEANPGYDEIYSNLGIMYGQTKRIPEAMEALSKSIEINPLSVPTRSYLAQVHIGRKEWEKAANQYREILELEPENSKVKGNLSYVQAQMEKKPPIPAPTQEINLLFEKGEKYVNNKDWNKAEKTYGKIVELVPGNIKANLYLGNIYFSQGKMKKAINQYEKIIKLSPTFNIGAHNNLGLAYLELKKVNLAREEFQKVLKVDPGNELATRKLKETESGFKGEGKEDNLTR